The Mesorhizobium sp. CAU 1732 genome includes a region encoding these proteins:
- a CDS encoding DUF1127 domain-containing protein: MSELNQSGTHPASGLRPGIGATVAGIVSRAMERWHRGQAAATLRRLDDRQLEDIGISRNDIPHVVAGLVPSKIETSTQDARISAHAARLLRAARLQ; the protein is encoded by the coding sequence ATGTCCGAATTGAATCAATCAGGAACCCATCCCGCATCGGGCCTGCGCCCGGGTATTGGCGCGACAGTAGCGGGTATCGTCTCCCGCGCGATGGAGCGATGGCATCGCGGCCAGGCGGCCGCCACACTTCGTCGCCTCGACGACAGGCAGCTCGAAGACATCGGCATCTCGCGGAACGACATCCCCCACGTCGTGGCAGGTCTCGTGCCCTCGAAAATCGAGACCTCAACACAAGATGCCCGGATCTCGGCGCATGCCGCCAGGCTCCTGCGGGCGGCCCGATTGCAGTGA
- a CDS encoding PTS sugar transporter subunit IIA, whose amino-acid sequence MPILQPIPAESGVPLPVVHRFDRRAGGAAGPPDPAPRSARARHGTEAVMKLSELLEEEDFLLGAPSRDKRSALEAVASMLGRRTGRSQGEVLNALLRRERLGSTATGDGLAMPHAALAGIWMPAAVIATMKHPVAFDAPDDEDVDILLGLLWPSDVGGFLLTLSQSSRLLRRPGFRDLLRQATSPAKALAGIEAMERNYAAAGHLASAGAVT is encoded by the coding sequence ATGCCTATCCTGCAACCGATCCCTGCCGAGAGCGGCGTCCCGTTGCCCGTGGTGCATCGATTCGATCGTCGTGCCGGCGGCGCTGCTGGGCCGCCCGATCCCGCACCGCGATCCGCGCGGGCGCGACATGGCACCGAGGCTGTCATGAAGCTCAGCGAACTCCTTGAGGAAGAGGATTTCCTGCTGGGCGCGCCATCGAGGGATAAGCGATCCGCGCTCGAGGCGGTCGCGTCCATGCTGGGCCGCAGGACAGGACGATCACAGGGGGAGGTCCTGAACGCGCTTCTTCGCCGCGAGCGTCTCGGGTCGACCGCGACGGGTGACGGTCTCGCGATGCCGCATGCCGCGCTTGCAGGCATCTGGATGCCTGCCGCGGTGATCGCGACGATGAAGCATCCGGTTGCGTTTGACGCGCCGGACGACGAAGACGTCGACATTTTGCTCGGCCTCCTGTGGCCGAGCGACGTAGGAGGTTTCCTTCTCACCCTGTCGCAATCCAGCCGCCTGCTTCGCCGCCCTGGCTTTCGGGATTTGCTGCGCCAGGCGACTTCCCCGGCCAAAGCCTTGGCCGGGATCGAAGCGATGGAGAGGAACTACGCAGCAGCAGGCCATTTGGCCTCCGCCGGCGCAGTGACCTGA
- a CDS encoding XRE family transcriptional regulator, whose protein sequence is MITGSQCRAARALVEITRGKLTIHSGIDEAVIHDFERKLDEPDDRTIAALQVALEELGAVFIEENGGGIGVRRKFTESEAKRIARLEGEGGIVANDRVP, encoded by the coding sequence ATGATCACTGGTTCGCAATGCCGGGCTGCGAGGGCGCTCGTCGAGATCACCCGCGGCAAGCTCACAATCCACTCCGGTATCGATGAAGCCGTCATCCACGACTTCGAGCGCAAGCTCGACGAGCCCGACGACAGGACCATCGCGGCGCTCCAGGTAGCCCTGGAAGAACTGGGCGCGGTGTTCATTGAAGAGAACGGTGGCGGCATCGGCGTACGGCGCAAATTCACGGAATCGGAAGCGAAGCGCATCGCCCGTCTGGAGGGCGAAGGAGGGATCGTCGCCAACGACCGAGTGCCCTGA
- a CDS encoding trimeric intracellular cation channel family protein, whose amino-acid sequence MIDAAVVFLDWFGVVVFALTGSLAASRKRMDIAGFVLLGTATGIGGGTNRDAVIGATPVFWVTSPGYLLACVAASAAVFFLAHVPQSREFLLLRFDAVGLALFAILGAEKALAVGAGPVAAVAMGVVTATFGGIIRDVLSGESPAILSREVYATAALAGAVAFVLLSGAGVPRETAIVTGFVVTVAIRFGALHWNWALPRYGQPSGDT is encoded by the coding sequence ATGATCGACGCTGCCGTAGTCTTCCTCGACTGGTTCGGAGTCGTCGTGTTCGCCTTGACGGGATCGCTTGCGGCCTCAAGGAAGCGGATGGACATCGCCGGGTTCGTGCTGCTCGGCACGGCGACCGGGATCGGGGGTGGGACGAACCGCGACGCCGTTATCGGAGCCACCCCCGTCTTCTGGGTGACCAGCCCCGGCTATCTGCTAGCCTGCGTGGCGGCGTCGGCCGCCGTGTTCTTTCTCGCCCATGTACCGCAGTCCCGGGAATTCTTGCTGCTCCGCTTCGACGCGGTCGGCCTGGCGCTCTTCGCGATACTGGGCGCGGAGAAGGCTCTCGCTGTCGGTGCCGGACCTGTCGCCGCAGTCGCGATGGGTGTCGTGACGGCTACCTTTGGAGGGATCATCCGGGATGTGCTGAGCGGCGAAAGCCCGGCAATACTCAGCCGCGAGGTCTATGCCACGGCGGCGCTCGCCGGAGCCGTAGCATTCGTGCTGCTCTCCGGAGCGGGCGTGCCACGCGAGACCGCGATCGTGACTGGTTTCGTCGTAACCGTCGCGATCCGTTTCGGCGCCCTGCACTGGAACTGGGCGCTGCCACGCTACGGCCAGCCTTCCGGCGACACGTGA
- a CDS encoding L,D-transpeptidase: MINRQPQLEQWRHGRPPGIDNPLGARALYIHQGNVDTLYRIHGTAEAWTIGKAVSSGCARLLHQDVIHLHDNVRSGSPIVVLAADAVTPGLV, from the coding sequence ATGATCAATCGCCAGCCTCAGCTGGAACAGTGGCGGCATGGCCGCCCGCCCGGCATCGACAATCCGCTCGGCGCGAGGGCGCTCTACATCCATCAGGGCAACGTCGACACGCTCTACCGTATTCACGGTACTGCAGAAGCATGGACCATCGGCAAGGCGGTCTCGTCAGGATGCGCGCGGCTGCTGCATCAGGACGTGATCCACCTTCACGACAACGTCCGGTCCGGCTCTCCGATCGTCGTGCTGGCGGCGGATGCCGTCACGCCCGGCCTCGTGTGA